The sequence CTCCTACCTAAAAAATAACTATCATCTTCCCATATCGATTTTAAAATATATTCTCTTCTAAGTAATGTATTTGGGTTTTTAACGAATAATGATAAAAGATCAGCTTCTTTTTGAGTTAACTGAATACTTTCTTGTTGAGTATGCAATATTAAATTAGTAATATCTAAAGAATAAGCATCAAAATTTATTGACTCATTGGTTAAATTAGTAGTCTTCCCCCTTTTTAAAATAGCTTTTATCCTTAATACTAATTCCTCTATGCTAAAAGGTTTAGTTACATAATCATCAGCACCAACTTTAAACCCTTTTATTTTATCTTCTTTCATTGATTTAGCAGTTAAAAATATAATAGGAATGTCTAGGTTGAAAGATCTAATTTCGGAAGCCAAACTAAAACCATCTATTTTTGGCATCATTACATCTAATAAACATAAATCAAAAGATTGTTTTTTTAATAAAGGTAAAGCTGGTAATCCATTTGTTAAATGAGTTACGTGAAAATTATATCCTTCAAGACTGTCTTTTAATAAAAAGCCCATACTTTCATCATCTTCAATAAGTAAAATACGTTTTTGGATATTCATAAATTTAAATAGGTAAATAAATTTTAAAACAGCTTCCTACATTTCTTGTACTTTTAAAGGTAATGTTTCCTAAATGTTTTTCAATAATAATTTTGACATAGTTTAGACCTAAACCATAACCTTTGGTGTTATGAATGTTTCCAGATTCAGCTCTGAAAAATTTTTCAAAAATGCGTTGTTGAGTTTCTTTACTCATTCCAATACCTTTATCTTTAATTTCAATGAAAATGCCATCCTTTTCATTTTTTGTTGTAAGTATTATTTCAGGATAGTTTTTGGAATACTTTATAGCGTTTTCAATTAAATTATAAATTACATTTGTTAAATGAGTTTCATCAGCATTAATAAGGTATTGATTTGCATTTAGTTTTGATTTAAGACTACCTTCTTTTTCTTGAATTAATGGTTGAAAACTAGTAATTACATTATTAATAATGGTATGTAAATCAATAATTTTGAATGAAAGAGATTCCTCTTTTTTTTCTATAGTTGAAATTTGTAAAACGGTATCAACGAGATTATGTAGCCTAGTGTTTTCATTATATATTATATCAGCATATTTTTTTAGCTTTTGATTATCCATATCATTTCTGTTTCTAATTGCATCAGAAGCAACTGAGATATTGGTTATAGGGGTTTTTAGTTCATGCGTCATGTTATTCACAAAATCCTTTTTCAGCATAGCTAGTTTTTTTTCTTTAATAATAGAAAGTATTATAAATGTAAAAACCGCTAATAGTATTAATAAACTAATGGAAGAGTATAACCATATTCCCATTGAATTTAATAAATGCGAAGTTTTGTTATTAATACGAATTTTGAAATCAAGGTTTTCTTTATCATCCATTCTTCCAATACAAGCAATACTTGGATCATCAAACAAGTTTGTTATAGTATTTCCTAAAACAAGTTCTTGATTTTTAGCTTTTACAATAGAATAATCAAAATTTACATTTATATTTCTTAGTAAAAATTCTTTTCTAATGCAACTATCTAAAGTAGCTAAGTTATAATAACTGTTGGTTTTTATATAATATTCATTAGAGGCAGTTTTTGAAATCGGGGGAATTTTCGATAAATTGTTATTATCTAATATTAGTAGTGTATTTGCAACATTTCTAAGAGCAATGTTTATTTTTTCATCAAACTGTCTTCCTTCTAAAGAAAAAGATTTTTTAAACCAATATACCTGAGTTATAAATAATCCAAATATAGTTAGCAACATTAAAGATAAAATAGTTCGTATTGTTTTTGATGACATATAACAAAGTTATATTAATTCTTGTTTGGTTACTTGTAATTTACATTTCAATAACATTTTTTTACACTTCAATAACAACTATTTACAATTAGTTTTTAAAATTGTAATTGGTTAGTATTAAATTTGTTAAGCAATATAAAATATGTTTAGTATGAAAAATAAGGTTGTTGTTATTGGTTTTTTTATGACTGTTATGTTACTTGTAATCTATGGTTTTGTAAAAGATAACAAAGATATAGTTACTTGCAAACCAATTGATAAAAGTTTATTTACGAACGATAATACATTTTTGAATGATTTTGTCGCTGAAAAAAGCTTAATGTACTCTGTTAAAGGAAAACATAAACGAACTATAACTAAAAAGAAAATAAAAGAAGCACATAGTGTTGGTGATTTAATAGCGTATTATCCATCAAGTTGGATTGTTAATTACAAGTCGGTTAAAATGGGGATAATAAAAAATGGAAAAGAAGTAAAAGAATTAGGAAAAAACAATGTGTTTACTGAAAAACAAATTAAATTAATTAATTCAGTAAACATATCAGATGTAGTTACAATAAAAGTAGATTATAAAACTAAAAACTCTGTAACAGAAGAATTAGAAAATAGTGAAATGATAATTAATATGGTAGTTGTGCCAGAAATAGAAGCCGCTTTTGATGGAGGTTATGACAAAATGATTACTTATCTAAGGGGGAATACTTCAATGAATATTCAAGCCTGTAATTTCCAAGCAAATAATGGAGCTGTTGTATGTTTTGCTATTAATGAAAATGGTAAAGCAATAAATGTTAATGTAAAAGAAACTTCAGGTAATTATGAAGTAGATAAAGAATTAATCAATTTAATTAAAGCTATGCCTACTTGGAAACCAGCAAAAAACATAAAAGGAGAAGC is a genomic window of Tenacibaculum sp. MAR_2010_89 containing:
- a CDS encoding response regulator transcription factor, which gives rise to MNIQKRILLIEDDESMGFLLKDSLEGYNFHVTHLTNGLPALPLLKKQSFDLCLLDVMMPKIDGFSLASEIRSFNLDIPIIFLTAKSMKEDKIKGFKVGADDYVTKPFSIEELVLRIKAILKRGKTTNLTNESINFDAYSLDITNLILHTQQESIQLTQKEADLLSLFVKNPNTLLRREYILKSIWEDDSYFLGRSLDVFISKLRKYFKETSSIKISNIHGTGYKFVILDSSL
- a CDS encoding sensor histidine kinase KdpD, giving the protein MSSKTIRTILSLMLLTIFGLFITQVYWFKKSFSLEGRQFDEKINIALRNVANTLLILDNNNLSKIPPISKTASNEYYIKTNSYYNLATLDSCIRKEFLLRNINVNFDYSIVKAKNQELVLGNTITNLFDDPSIACIGRMDDKENLDFKIRINNKTSHLLNSMGIWLYSSISLLILLAVFTFIILSIIKEKKLAMLKKDFVNNMTHELKTPITNISVASDAIRNRNDMDNQKLKKYADIIYNENTRLHNLVDTVLQISTIEKKEESLSFKIIDLHTIINNVITSFQPLIQEKEGSLKSKLNANQYLINADETHLTNVIYNLIENAIKYSKNYPEIILTTKNEKDGIFIEIKDKGIGMSKETQQRIFEKFFRAESGNIHNTKGYGLGLNYVKIIIEKHLGNITFKSTRNVGSCFKIYLPI
- a CDS encoding energy transducer TonB — its product is MKNKVVVIGFFMTVMLLVIYGFVKDNKDIVTCKPIDKSLFTNDNTFLNDFVAEKSLMYSVKGKHKRTITKKKIKEAHSVGDLIAYYPSSWIVNYKSVKMGIIKNGKEVKELGKNNVFTEKQIKLINSVNISDVVTIKVDYKTKNSVTEELENSEMIINMVVVPEIEAAFDGGYDKMITYLRGNTSMNIQACNFQANNGAVVCFAINENGKAINVNVKETSGNYEVDKELINLIKAMPTWKPAKNIKGEAVIQEFKFTIRDGMC